One window of the Fusobacterium animalis 7_1 genome contains the following:
- a CDS encoding MotA/TolQ/ExbB proton channel family protein, with amino-acid sequence MEYLFTLPYSIKKLKNQERTIKELDDINIFFEAENLADKNITEKEILKIKNEFFYKEDDIEKYPLLSKVWKEYSSTMLKTDKNNYYQIIDAEDLFNENSLVKEKMNMKILNYIPQLFVGLGIFGTFLGLSLGLSQINLKDTGDLGQISNLIEGVQTSFYTSLYGMFFSISITLLFNNYMSQIEKRIFILRNKLNNLFFLNNGGELIQDMRTELKEIRAYNSDMASQITNGINKELVQMTSVLDNKISGFTNGITGTFQQTMSENLEKIFSEDFIKDFANIKDEFLEASRENNKFIAEYKDEMKEIVTTTKSLKDEFLVFADEINQKYNDTNKNLKENFEKISIVLNDIKEIHSSINEFTENVQFIATENKQIISDFKDVSLNLKEFAKGQDTILELWEGYKDSFASFEDSINSNFENYQSILEDVSDKYGNTIDKLTTEYVKTMNMGMEDVFRGYDNHLTEIIEKFQGVLRSFKENLELSDENLKVNVDLLQENLENQSILGELNKDISEKNRILLEKIQKTQQHLEFLEKKGDQ; translated from the coding sequence TTGGAATATTTATTTACTTTACCTTATTCAATAAAAAAATTAAAAAATCAAGAAAGAACGATTAAAGAATTGGATGATATAAATATATTTTTTGAAGCTGAGAATTTAGCAGATAAAAATATAACTGAAAAAGAAATTTTGAAAATAAAAAATGAATTTTTTTACAAGGAAGATGACATAGAAAAATACCCATTACTTTCAAAAGTTTGGAAAGAGTATAGCTCAACAATGTTAAAAACTGATAAAAACAACTATTATCAAATAATTGATGCTGAAGATCTATTTAATGAAAATTCTCTAGTGAAAGAGAAAATGAATATGAAAATCTTAAATTATATTCCTCAACTTTTTGTAGGACTTGGTATTTTTGGAACTTTTTTAGGTTTATCGCTAGGTCTATCTCAAATAAATTTAAAAGATACTGGAGATTTAGGACAAATTAGTAACTTAATAGAAGGAGTACAAACATCATTTTATACAAGTTTATATGGGATGTTTTTTTCTATTTCTATAACTTTACTTTTCAACAACTATATGAGCCAAATTGAAAAAAGAATATTTATCTTAAGAAATAAATTAAACAATTTATTTTTCCTAAATAATGGTGGAGAACTTATACAAGATATGAGAACTGAGTTGAAAGAAATAAGAGCATATAACAGTGATATGGCTAGTCAAATAACAAATGGAATTAATAAAGAATTAGTTCAAATGACCTCTGTCCTTGATAATAAAATATCTGGTTTTACAAATGGAATAACGGGGACATTCCAACAAACAATGAGTGAAAATCTTGAAAAGATATTTTCAGAAGATTTTATTAAGGACTTTGCAAATATAAAAGATGAGTTTCTTGAAGCTTCAAGAGAAAATAATAAGTTTATAGCTGAATATAAAGATGAAATGAAAGAAATAGTTACAACAACGAAATCCCTTAAAGATGAATTTTTAGTTTTTGCTGATGAAATAAACCAAAAATATAACGATACAAATAAAAATCTAAAAGAAAATTTTGAAAAGATTTCAATAGTATTAAACGATATAAAAGAAATACACAGTAGTATAAATGAATTTACAGAAAATGTCCAATTTATAGCAACTGAAAATAAACAAATAATATCAGATTTTAAAGATGTAAGTCTAAACTTAAAAGAATTTGCAAAAGGTCAGGATACAATATTAGAGCTATGGGAAGGATATAAAGATAGCTTTGCTAGTTTTGAAGATAGTATCAATAGTAACTTTGAAAATTATCAAAGTATACTAGAAGATGTATCTGATAAATACGGAAATACAATAGATAAATTAACAACTGAATATGTTAAAACTATGAATATGGGAATGGAAGATGTATTCAGAGGCTACGATAATCACTTAACAGAAATTATAGAAAAATTCCAAGGTGTTTTAAGAAGTTTTAAAGAAAATCTTGAACTTTCAGATGAAAATTTAAAAGTTAATGTAGATTTATTACAAGAAAATTTAGAGAATCAATCTATATTAGGTGAATTAAATAAGGATATCTCTGAAAAAAATAGAATATTACTAGAAAAAATTCAAAAAACTCAACAACACCTAGAATTTTTAGAAAAAAAAGGTGATCAATAG
- a CDS encoding ABC transporter ATP-binding protein, producing MLEIKDLTIQYGEKEAVVENFSLTMEKGEIISIVGESGSGKSTVLRSIIGGLLGQGKVVSGDIIFNGKSLLNLSNNEWRELRGTVISMISQDCGATLNPIRKIGSQYIEYINAHTNLNKAEAEKKALFMLEKVRLPEVKNIMNSYPYELSGGMKQRVGIAMALTFEPELILADEPTSALDVTTQAQIVKQMMEINDEFHTGIIIVTHNMGVAAYMADKIIVMKNGIVVDTGTREEIINNPKSDYTKKLLKAIPEMDGERFV from the coding sequence ATGTTAGAAATTAAAGATTTAACGATACAATATGGAGAAAAAGAGGCTGTTGTTGAAAATTTTTCTTTAACTATGGAAAAAGGTGAAATTATAAGTATTGTTGGAGAATCTGGAAGTGGTAAATCCACTGTTCTTCGTTCAATAATAGGTGGACTTCTAGGCCAGGGAAAAGTTGTTTCTGGGGATATAATTTTCAATGGAAAATCACTGTTAAATCTTTCAAATAATGAGTGGAGAGAATTAAGAGGAACAGTTATTTCAATGATTTCTCAAGATTGTGGTGCTACATTAAACCCTATTAGAAAAATAGGCTCTCAATATATTGAATATATAAATGCTCATACTAATTTAAATAAAGCTGAGGCAGAGAAAAAAGCTCTTTTTATGTTAGAAAAAGTTCGTTTGCCAGAAGTTAAAAATATTATGAACAGCTACCCTTACGAACTCTCTGGTGGTATGAAACAGAGAGTTGGGATTGCTATGGCTCTTACATTTGAGCCAGAACTTATTTTAGCAGATGAGCCTACTTCTGCCTTAGATGTTACTACTCAAGCTCAAATTGTAAAACAAATGATGGAAATAAATGATGAATTTCATACTGGTATAATTATAGTTACTCATAATATGGGTGTTGCTGCATATATGGCAGATAAAATTATAGTTATGAAAAATGGTATAGTTGTAGATACTGGTACAAGAGAAGAAATTATAAACAACCCTAAGAGTGATTATACAAAAAAATTGCTTAAAGCAATTCCTGAAATGGATGGTGAGAGATTTGTCTAA
- the nikB gene encoding nickel ABC transporter permease, whose protein sequence is MVKNHFINRILQILVVLFGISFFTFSLTYLSPGDPAEIMLTECGNIPTPELVKQTRAELGLDKPFAEQYFKWASNVAHGEFGKSYSLRVPVVSKIKTAFMPTLKLSLLSLTFMIIISLPLGILAALKVNKWQDYFVRAISFTGLSIPSFWLGLIFLSIFGVMLHWVTVSGGKADFKSLILPAFTLGFAMSAKYIRQVRHTVLEELNKDYVVGARMRGIKESTILIKHVLPNALIPLITLLGLSLGSLLGGTAVIEIIYNFPGMGNLAIKAISYRDYPLVQAYVLLIALIYLVINLIVDFSYKLLDKRVEGAN, encoded by the coding sequence ATGGTTAAAAATCATTTTATTAACAGAATTTTACAAATTTTAGTGGTACTTTTTGGAATAAGTTTTTTTACTTTTAGTTTAACTTATTTATCACCAGGTGATCCTGCTGAGATTATGTTGACTGAGTGTGGAAATATCCCAACACCAGAGTTAGTTAAACAGACAAGAGCAGAGCTTGGGTTAGATAAACCTTTTGCTGAGCAATATTTTAAATGGGCATCTAATGTTGCTCATGGCGAATTTGGAAAATCTTATTCATTAAGAGTTCCTGTTGTAAGTAAAATAAAAACTGCTTTTATGCCAACATTAAAACTTTCATTATTATCACTTACATTTATGATAATAATTTCTCTGCCATTAGGTATTCTTGCTGCTTTAAAAGTTAATAAATGGCAAGATTATTTTGTAAGAGCAATAAGTTTTACGGGGCTTTCTATTCCTAGTTTTTGGTTAGGATTAATATTTTTAAGTATTTTTGGTGTAATGCTTCACTGGGTAACTGTTTCAGGTGGTAAGGCTGATTTTAAATCATTAATATTACCTGCATTTACACTTGGATTTGCAATGTCAGCAAAATATATAAGGCAAGTTAGACACACTGTTTTAGAAGAACTGAATAAAGATTATGTTGTAGGAGCTAGAATGAGGGGTATAAAGGAAAGTACAATACTTATAAAACATGTACTTCCAAATGCTCTAATACCATTAATTACTTTATTAGGCTTATCCCTTGGTAGTTTATTAGGTGGAACAGCTGTTATAGAAATAATTTATAACTTCCCTGGAATGGGAAACTTAGCTATAAAAGCCATATCTTATAGAGATTATCCTTTGGTTCAGGCTTATGTACTACTTATTGCACTTATTTATTTAGTAATAAACCTTATCGTTGATTTTTCATATAAACTTTTAGATAAAAGAGTTGAGGGGGCAAATTAA
- a CDS encoding OmpA family protein, with protein sequence MFFINKKKKEIQIEETNYWLSIGDLMASILMIFMLLFIVKTIETGQELRKKEEIIEGFTGLKKNIISKIQKDFEERGIKVDLDPQTGTIKIDDKILFNTGEYLLKPEGKKYLNEFVPIYINLLLNDEQVKKELSQIIIEGHTDDVGSYIYNMELSQKRAFEVIKYIYDEMPNFKGKEELKRYITANGRSNIKVLRDNSGNIDRDKSRRVEFQFKLKEDETLMKIEKTLKEGN encoded by the coding sequence GTGTTTTTTATAAATAAAAAGAAAAAGGAGATACAAATAGAAGAAACAAATTATTGGTTATCCATTGGAGACTTAATGGCAAGTATCCTAATGATATTCATGTTGTTATTCATTGTTAAAACTATAGAAACAGGGCAAGAATTAAGAAAAAAAGAAGAAATTATTGAAGGTTTTACTGGATTAAAGAAAAATATCATATCAAAAATTCAAAAAGATTTTGAAGAAAGAGGGATAAAAGTTGATCTAGATCCTCAAACAGGAACAATAAAGATAGATGATAAAATCCTTTTTAATACTGGTGAATATCTATTAAAACCTGAAGGAAAAAAATATTTGAATGAATTTGTTCCAATTTATATAAATTTATTATTAAATGATGAGCAAGTAAAAAAAGAACTATCTCAAATAATAATAGAAGGGCATACTGATGATGTAGGAAGCTACATTTATAATATGGAATTATCTCAAAAAAGAGCTTTTGAAGTTATAAAATACATTTATGATGAAATGCCTAATTTTAAAGGAAAAGAAGAATTAAAAAGATATATAACTGCTAATGGAAGAAGCAATATTAAGGTTTTAAGAGATAACTCTGGAAATATTGATAGGGATAAGAGTAGAAGAGTTGAGTTTCAATTTAAATTAAAAGAAGATGAAACTTTAATGAAAATTGAAAAAACTTTAAAAGAAGGAAATTAA
- the nikC gene encoding nickel transporter permease, whose translation MKVTKFIKLHKQLVFFLIMALLIVLVAIFAKQIAPRDPLIAIMERPLRAPDKINLLGTDTLGRDILSRIIYGARYSLFMTLMLVAVVFTLGTTLGLLAGYFGGIVDTIIMRLADMMVSFPGIILAIAIAGLLGPSMTNAIIAISAVTWPKYARLSRSMVLKIKKELYVEAARLTGSGDKDILFKYILPNMVTLMLVTAISDIGALMLEISALSFLGFGAQPPIPEWGSMLNEGRTYLAKAPWLMLYPGMAIVIVVVVFNMLGDNIKDLIDIKEEDF comes from the coding sequence TTGAAAGTAACAAAATTTATAAAATTACATAAACAACTTGTATTTTTTCTTATAATGGCACTGCTTATTGTGTTAGTTGCTATCTTTGCAAAACAAATTGCTCCTAGAGACCCTTTGATTGCTATAATGGAAAGACCTTTGCGTGCTCCTGATAAAATAAATTTATTAGGAACTGATACATTAGGAAGAGATATTTTATCTCGTATTATTTATGGAGCTAGATATTCGCTTTTTATGACATTAATGCTTGTTGCTGTTGTTTTTACTCTTGGAACTACTTTGGGGCTTTTAGCAGGATACTTTGGTGGAATTGTTGATACTATTATAATGAGGCTTGCTGATATGATGGTGTCTTTCCCAGGTATCATTCTTGCAATAGCTATTGCTGGACTTTTAGGTCCTAGTATGACAAATGCAATAATTGCAATTTCGGCAGTTACTTGGCCTAAATATGCAAGACTTTCAAGAAGTATGGTTTTAAAAATAAAAAAAGAATTATATGTTGAAGCTGCAAGACTTACTGGAAGTGGAGATAAAGATATTTTATTCAAATATATTTTACCAAATATGGTTACTCTTATGTTAGTAACTGCAATTTCAGATATAGGAGCATTGATGCTTGAAATTTCTGCATTATCATTTTTAGGCTTTGGAGCTCAACCTCCTATTCCAGAATGGGGTTCAATGCTAAATGAAGGAAGAACATATCTTGCAAAAGCTCCTTGGCTTATGTTATATCCTGGAATGGCAATAGTTATAGTTGTGGTTGTCTTCAATATGCTTGGAGATAATATTAAAGATTTAATTGATATTAAGGAAGAAGATTTTTAA
- a CDS encoding ABC transporter substrate-binding protein, translated as MKIFTKKSFAFLMAILMMFTLVACGGDKKEETSATGTTNANGELVIGVTSFADTLEPTEQYFSWVITRYGVGENLVRFDENGQLEPSLAEEWKVSDDKLTWEFKIRDGVKFSNGNPLTAEAVKSSFERTFKKSKRAEGFFKPTSIVADGQTLKITTEKPVAILPQCLADPLFLIIDTSDNVEEYTTNAPICTGPYVFKEFVPTEYAIVERNENYWGGKPGLAKVTFKCINDQSTRALSLKSGEIGAAYNLKIENKADFEGQDDINIQELKSLRSTYAFMNQHGVLKDIALRQALLRALNKKAYCEDLLGGAATPGKAPIPPTLDFGFDKLVDENAYNPESAKEILAKAGYKDVDGDGFVEKPDGSKLDLNFVIYTSREELKVYAQAAQANLKDVGIKVTLKTVSYETLLDMRDSGNFDLLIWNVLAANTGDPEKYLYENWDSESASNQAGYKNAKVDELLDKLNAEFNPEKRKELAIEIQQLIMNDAATVFFGYETTFLFSNKKVQNLKMFPMDYYWLTKDVTVVE; from the coding sequence ATGAAAATTTTTACAAAGAAAAGTTTTGCTTTTCTAATGGCAATTTTAATGATGTTTACTTTGGTAGCTTGTGGAGGAGATAAAAAAGAAGAAACTTCTGCAACAGGGACAACAAATGCTAATGGAGAACTTGTTATAGGTGTTACAAGTTTTGCAGATACTCTTGAACCTACTGAACAATATTTTAGTTGGGTTATAACTCGTTATGGTGTTGGAGAAAACTTAGTTCGTTTTGATGAAAATGGACAATTAGAACCATCACTTGCAGAAGAATGGAAAGTTAGTGATGATAAACTAACTTGGGAATTTAAAATCAGAGATGGAGTTAAATTTTCTAATGGTAATCCTTTAACAGCTGAAGCAGTAAAATCTTCTTTTGAAAGAACATTTAAAAAGAGTAAAAGAGCAGAAGGATTTTTCAAACCTACTTCAATAGTTGCTGATGGTCAAACTTTAAAAATAACTACTGAAAAACCAGTTGCTATTTTACCCCAATGTTTAGCAGACCCTCTATTCCTAATAATAGATACTTCTGATAATGTTGAAGAATATACAACAAATGCTCCTATCTGTACAGGACCTTATGTATTTAAAGAATTTGTACCTACTGAATATGCAATAGTTGAAAGAAATGAAAATTATTGGGGTGGAAAACCTGGTCTTGCAAAAGTTACTTTTAAATGTATCAATGACCAAAGTACTCGTGCTTTATCTTTAAAAAGTGGTGAAATTGGAGCTGCTTACAATTTAAAGATTGAAAACAAGGCTGACTTTGAAGGTCAAGATGATATAAATATTCAAGAATTAAAATCACTTAGATCTACTTATGCTTTTATGAATCAACATGGAGTTTTAAAAGATATTGCACTTCGTCAAGCACTACTTAGAGCTTTAAATAAAAAAGCATATTGTGAAGATTTATTAGGTGGAGCAGCCACTCCTGGAAAAGCACCTATTCCTCCTACATTAGATTTTGGTTTTGACAAACTTGTTGATGAAAATGCTTATAATCCTGAAAGTGCAAAAGAAATATTAGCAAAAGCTGGATATAAAGATGTAGATGGTGATGGATTTGTTGAAAAACCAGATGGTTCTAAACTTGATTTAAACTTTGTAATCTACACAAGTAGAGAAGAATTAAAAGTTTATGCACAAGCTGCTCAAGCTAATTTAAAAGATGTAGGTATTAAAGTTACTTTAAAAACTGTTAGCTATGAAACTCTTTTAGATATGAGAGATTCTGGAAATTTTGATTTATTAATTTGGAATGTACTTGCTGCTAATACAGGAGATCCTGAAAAATATCTATATGAAAACTGGGATAGTGAATCTGCATCTAACCAAGCAGGATATAAAAATGCAAAAGTTGATGAATTACTAGATAAATTAAATGCAGAATTTAATCCTGAAAAAAGAAAAGAGTTAGCAATAGAAATTCAACAATTAATAATGAATGATGCTGCAACAGTATTCTTTGGATATGAAACTACTTTCTTATTCTCTAATAAAAAAGTACAAAATCTAAAAATGTTCCCAATGGATTACTACTGGTTAACAAAAGATGTTACAGTTGTTGAATAG